The Gambusia affinis linkage group LG11, SWU_Gaff_1.0, whole genome shotgun sequence genome contains a region encoding:
- the LOC122840052 gene encoding sterol 26-hydroxylase, mitochondrial-like, protein MAAWLLSRALSGRSGGLLPWSRVCCRRERCRTAPTLQDKPRTASDLPRVSDWEMLYRMLVQGYYNRLHELQLYEKQLYGPIYWSGLKSVSVNTAELLEELLRKDEKFPSRGDMTLWTEYRDMRGFGYGPFTEEGERWYKLRAVLNRRMLHPRDSAQYDEVINAVVTDFIKRIKRLRLCSPTGDLVPDISNELYLFSLEGIASILFETRLGCLEKKIPAGTQEFINSIAQMFSNSMAVVITPKWSRGLLPFWGRYIAGWEGIFSFAKTLIDKKLEDIQQRVDSDQDVEGEYLTYLLSNTQMSSKDVYASVTELLLAGVDTTSNTLTWALYQLSRNPETQNKLYEEVSSLVPADRIPSAADVTAMPFLRAVIKETLRMYPVVPMNARIITEKPISVGGYQFPKKTGFTFCHYAISHDENIFPEPYRFKPERWLRDGRQRPNAFGSIPFGHGVRGCVGRRIAELEMYLVLFQLIRHFEVKPNSSTGELKSINRTVLVPDKQLDLHFVDR, encoded by the exons ATGGCTGCGTGGCTGTTGAGCAGAGCGCTGTCAGGGAGAAGTGGCGGACTGCTGCCATGGAGCCGGGTCTGCTGCCGCCGGGAGCGGTGCCGGACCGCTCCCACCCTGCAGGACAAGCCTCGGACCGCCTCGGACCTGCCCCGGGTCAGCGACTGGGAGATGCTCTACAGGATGCTGGTCCAGGGCTACTACAACCGTCTGCATGAGCTGCAG CTGTATGAGAAGCAGCTGTATGGACCCATATACTGGAGCGGGCTGAAGTCGGTGTCGGTGAACACGGCcgagctgctggaggagctgctgaggaAGGACGAGAAGTTTCCGTCCAGAGGAGACATGACTCTGTGGACGGAGTACCGAGACATGAGGGGGTTCGGATACGGACCCTTCACAGA ggAAGGCGAGCGCTGGTACAAGCTGAGGGCGGTTCTCAACAGGCGGATGCTCCATCCCAGGGATTCAGCTCAGTACGACGAGGTGATCAACGCCGTGGTGACAGACTTCATCAAACGGATCAAACGTCTGCGTCTCTGCAGCCCAACAGGCGACCTGGTTCCTGACATTTCCAATGAGCTGTATCTGTTTTCTCTGGAGG GAATCGCCTCCATCCTGTTTGAGACTCGGCTCGGCTGcctggaaaagaaaattccTGCCGGAACCCAAGAATTCATAAACTCCATCGCCCAGATGTTCTCCAACAGCATGGCTGTGGTGATAACGCCCAAGTGGAGCCGCGGTCTGCTGCCGTTCTGGGGGCGCTACATCGCCGGCTGGGAGGGCATCTTCAGCTTCG CTAAAACTTTGATTGACAAGAAGCTGGAGGACATCCAGCAGCGAGTGGACAGCGACCAGGATGTGGAGGGTGAATATCTGACGTACCTCCTGTCCAACACCCAGATGAGCAGTAAGGACGTCTACGCCAGCGTGACGGAGCTGCTGTTAGCCGGCGTGGACACG ACCTCCAACACCCTGACCTGGGCTTTGTACCAGCTGTCCAGGAACCCAGAAACCCAGAACAAACTTTATGAGGAGGTTTCCTCTCTGGTACCGGCGGACCGGATCCCCAGCGCTGCAGACGTCACTGCGATGCCGTTTTTACGAGCCGTGATCAAGGAAACTCTGAG GATGTACCCTGTGGTTCCGATGAACGCACGGATCATTACAGAGAAACCCATTTCTGTTGGTGGATATCAGTTTCCAAAGAAA ACTGGTTTCACGTTCTGCCACTACGCCATCAGTCATGATGAGAACATCTTCCCAGAACCGTACCGGTTCAAACCGGAGCGATGGCTCCGTGACGGCCGCCAGAGGCCCAACGCCTTCGGCTCCATCCCGTTTGGCCACGGCGTTCGAGGCTGCGTTGGTCGCAGGATCGCAGAACTGGAGATGTACTTGGTTCTGTTTCAG CTGATTCGTCACTTTGAAGTCAAGCCAAACTCGTCGACCGGAGAGTTGAAAAGCATCAATCGTacagttctggttccagacaaaCAGCTGGACCTGCACTTTGTGGACAGATGA
- the LOC122840053 gene encoding sterol 26-hydroxylase, mitochondrial-like, translating into MAAWLSRRAACGICSLRRPLCCSALRWSSSALQEKLRSVQDLPHVSTLEMLYRVLVQGYFSSLHTLQVYEKQLYGPIYKNGRKAVSVSSAELLEELLRKDDKFPTRGDMDLWTEYRQMRGLGYGPLTEEGERWYKLRAVLNRRMLHPRDSAQYDEVINAVVTDFIKRIKRLRLCSPTGDLVPDIANKFYLFSLEGISSILFETRLGCLREEIPAGTQEFITSISQMFSNAIYVAIFPKWSRSVLPYWRRYIASWDGIFSFGKTMIDKKMEDIQQRVDNDQDVEDEYLTYLLSNSQLSTKDVYASVTELLLAGVDTTSNTLTWALYQLSRNPETQNKLYEEVSSLVPADRIPSAADVTAMPFLRAVIKETLRMYPVVSINSRIIKEKPVAVGGYQFPEKTCFTLCHYAISHDENIFPEPYRFKPERWLRDGRQRPNAFGSIPFGYGVRGCVGRRIAELEMYLVLFRLIREFEIKPNPTADDLKIVSRSVLVPNKQLDLQFVDRP; encoded by the exons ATGGCTGCCTGGTTGTCACGGAGAGCTGCGTGTGGGATCTGCAGCCTGCGCCGGCCGCTCTGCTGCAGCGCGCTGCGGTGGAGCTCCTCCGCCCTGCAGGAGAAGCTGCGGTCGGTGCAGGACCTGCCGCACGTCAGCACCCTGGAGATGCTGTACCGGGTTCTGGTCCAGGGATACTTCTCCTCTCTGCACACGCTGCAG GTCTATGAGAAGCAGCTCTATGGACCCATTTATAAAAACGGACGCAAAGCGGTGTCAGTGAGCAGCGCcgagctgctggaggagctgctccGGAAAGACGACAAGTTTCCCACCAGAGGAGACATGGATCTGTGGACGGAGTACCGCCAGATGAGAGGCCTGGGCTACGGACCCCTCACAGA ggAAGGCGAGCGCTGGTACAAGCTGAGGGCGGTTCTCAACAGGCGGATGCTCCATCCCAGGGATTCAGCTCAGTACGACGAGGTGATCAACGCCGTGGTGACCGACTTCATCAAACGGATCAAACGTCTGCGTCTCTGCAGCCCAACAGGCGACCTGGTTCCTGACATCGCCAACAAGTTCTACCTGTTCTCTCTGGAAG GTATTTCCTCCATACTGTTTGAGACGAGGCTCGGCTGTCTGAGAGAGGAGATTCCTGCCGGTACCCAGGAGTTCATCACTTCCATCTCTCAGATGTTTTCCAACGCCATTTATGTGGCGATCTTCCCAAAGTGGAGCCGCAGCGTGCTCCCCTACTGGCGGCGCTACATCGCTAGCTGGGATGGCATCTTCAGCTTTG GTAAAACTATGATCGACAAGAAGATGGAGGACATCCAGCAGCGAGTGGACAACGACCAGGATGTGGAGGATGAATATCTGACGTACCTCCTGTCCAACTCCCAGCTGAGCACTAAAGATGTCTACGCCAGCGTGACGGAGCTGCTGTTAGCCGGAGTGGACACG ACCTCCAACACCCTGACCTGGGCTTTGTACCAGCTGTCCAGGAACCCAGAAACCCAGAACAAACTTTATGAGGAGGTTTCCTCTCTGGTACCGGCGGACCGGATCCCCAGCGCCGCAGACGTCACTGCGATGCCGTTTTTACGAGCCGTGATCAAGGAAACTCTGAG GATGTACCCTGTGGTTTCTATAAATTCAAGGATCATAAAAGAAAAGCCTGTTGCTGTTGGTGGATATCAGTTTCCGGAGAAA ACTTGTTTCACGCTCTGCCACTACGCCATCAGTCATGATGAGAACATCTTCCCAGAACCGTACCGGTTCAAACCGGAGCGATGGCTCCGTGACGGCCGCCAGAGGCCCAACGCCTTCGGCTCCATCCCGTTTGGCTACGGCGTTCGAGGCTGCGTTGGTCGCAGGATCGCAGAACTGGAGATGTACTTGGTTCTGTTTCGG CTTATTCGAGAGTTTGAAATCAAACCGAACCCCACTGCGGATGATCTAAAGATCGTCAGTCGGTCCGTTTTGGTGCCAAACAAGCAACTGGACCTGCAGTTTGTGGACCGACCATGA
- the LOC122839536 gene encoding mitochondrial chaperone BCS1 isoform X1, which produces MVPPQMFDHLEPLLGSVGAVAAGERPPLRVGQEVMSETRRPPERFLAQSAGVRSVVRVLLLVGLQDEAGFKGFAAFLADVRSKVAVLRVAVCAQGVCSVGAVPTLVTAVWFLPWRIKQFSRRGYRVSIMPLSDFLDGLKDNPYFGAGFGLVGVGTALAVARKGAQVGMVFFRRNYMITLEVPSRDKSYHWLLSWITKHATHTQHLSVETSYMAHESGRVHTQFDFHPSPGNHIIWYGRKWIRVERTREKQMLNLQTGTPWESITFTALGRDRQIFFNILQEARELALKQEEGRTVMYTAMGGEWRPFGFPRRRRPLSSVVLEAGVAERLVDDVKDFIGNPRWYTDRGIPYRRGYLLFGPPGCGKSSFITALAGELGYSICLMSLSDRTLSDDRLNHLLSVAPQQSIILLEDVDAAFVSRELLPTENPLAYQGMGRLTFSGLLNSLDGVASSEARIVFMTTNFIDRLDPALIRPGRVDLKQYIGHCTAWQLAQMFRRFYPDQPPSEGDRFAKLALAAHTEISAAQVQGHFLLHKMDPAGSIVNVAQIRG; this is translated from the exons ATGGTGCCTCCTCAGATGTTTGACCACCTGGAACCGCTGCTTGGCTCTGTAGGCGCAGTGGCGGCAGGAGAACGGCCGCCGCTCCGTGtgggacaggaagtgatgtcggAGACCCGCCGGCCACCGGAACGATTTCTGGCACAGTCCGCAGGCGTACGCTCGGTCGTCCGTGTGCTTCTTCTGGTGGGTCTTCAGGATGAAGCTGGTTTTAAAGGCTTTGCCGCATTTCTCGCAGACGTAAGGTCGAAGGTCGCGGTGCTGCGTGTCGCGGTGTGCGCGCAGGGCGTCTGCTCGGTTGGTGCGGTACCCACACTCGTCACAGCAGTATGGTTTCTCCCCTGGAGGATTAAACAATTCAGCAG GAGGGGCTACAGGGTTAGCATCATGCCGCTGTCGGACTTCCTTGACGGCCTGAAGGACAACCCATACTTCGGTGCTGGGTTCGGACTGGTCGGCGTCGGGACAGCGCTGGCCGTGGCCAGAAAGGGAGCCCAGGTGGGCATGGTGTTCTTCCGAAGGAACTACATGATCACCCTGGAGGTTCCCAGCAGGGACAAGAGCTACCACTGGCTGCTGAGCTGGATCACCAAGCACGCTACCCACACGCAGCACCTCAGCGTGGAAACCTCCTACATGGCCCACGAGAGTGGACGGGTCCACACGCAGTTCGACTTCCACCCGAGTCCAGGGAATCACATCATCTG GTACGGCAGGAAGTGGATCCGGGTGGAGCGGACCAGGGAGAAGCAGATGCTGAATCTGCAGACCGGGACTCCGTGGGAGTCCATCACCTTCACCGCTCTGGGCAGAGACCGACAGATCTTCTTCAACATCCTGCAGGAAG CGCGGGAGCTGGCGCTGAAGCAGGAGGAGGGACGCACCGTCATGTACACGGCCATGGGCGGCGAGTGGAGGCCCTTCGGGTTTCCACGGCGACGCCGGCCCCTCAGCTCCGTGGTGCTGGAGGCCGGCGTGGCCGAGCGCTTGGTGGACGACGTGAAGGATTTCATCGGGAACCCGCGCTGGTACACGGACAGAG gGATTCCCTACAGGAGAGGCTACCTGCTGTTCGGGCCTCCAGGATGCGGGAAGAGCAGCTTCAT TACGGCGCTGGCCGGCGAGTTGGGCTACAGCATCTGCCTGATGAGCCTGAGCGACCGGACGCTGTCGGACGACCGGCTCAACCACCTGCTGAGCGTGGCGCCGCAGCAGAGCATCATCCTGCTGGAGGACGTGGACGCCGCCTTCGTCAGCCGGGAGCTGCTGCCCACCGAGA ACCCGCTGGCCTACCAGGGAATGGGCCGCCTGACCTTCAGCGGCCTGCTGAACTCGCTGGACGGAGTCGCTTCGTCTGAGGCCAGAATCGTCTTCATGACCACCAACTTCATCGACAG GTTGGACCCGGCGCTGATCCGGCCCGGCCGGGTCGACCTGAAGCAGTACATCGGTCACTGCACCGCCTGGCAGCTGGCCCAGATGTTCCGGCGGTTCTACCCGGACCAGCCGCCGTCGGAAGGAGATCGCTTCGCTAAGCTAGCGTTAGCCGCGCATACGGAGATCAGCGCCGCCCAGGTCCAAGGACACTTCCTGCTGCACAAAATGGATCCAGCAGGATCCATAGTCAATGTGGCCCAAATACGAGGATga
- the LOC122839536 gene encoding mitochondrial chaperone BCS1 isoform X3 has protein sequence MLSWCRAARELALKQEEGRTVMYTAMGGEWRPFGFPRRRRPLSSVVLEAGVAERLVDDVKDFIGNPRWYTDRGIPYRRGYLLFGPPGCGKSSFITALAGELGYSICLMSLSDRTLSDDRLNHLLSVAPQQSIILLEDVDAAFVSRELLPTENPLAYQGMGRLTFSGLLNSLDGVASSEARIVFMTTNFIDRLDPALIRPGRVDLKQYIGHCTAWQLAQMFRRFYPDQPPSEGDRFAKLALAAHTEISAAQVQGHFLLHKMDPAGSIVNVAQIRG, from the exons ATGTTGTCATGGTGTCGTGCAGCGCGGGAGCTGGCGCTGAAGCAGGAGGAGGGACGCACCGTCATGTACACGGCCATGGGCGGCGAGTGGAGGCCCTTCGGGTTTCCACGGCGACGCCGGCCCCTCAGCTCCGTGGTGCTGGAGGCCGGCGTGGCCGAGCGCTTGGTGGACGACGTGAAGGATTTCATCGGGAACCCGCGCTGGTACACGGACAGAG gGATTCCCTACAGGAGAGGCTACCTGCTGTTCGGGCCTCCAGGATGCGGGAAGAGCAGCTTCAT TACGGCGCTGGCCGGCGAGTTGGGCTACAGCATCTGCCTGATGAGCCTGAGCGACCGGACGCTGTCGGACGACCGGCTCAACCACCTGCTGAGCGTGGCGCCGCAGCAGAGCATCATCCTGCTGGAGGACGTGGACGCCGCCTTCGTCAGCCGGGAGCTGCTGCCCACCGAGA ACCCGCTGGCCTACCAGGGAATGGGCCGCCTGACCTTCAGCGGCCTGCTGAACTCGCTGGACGGAGTCGCTTCGTCTGAGGCCAGAATCGTCTTCATGACCACCAACTTCATCGACAG GTTGGACCCGGCGCTGATCCGGCCCGGCCGGGTCGACCTGAAGCAGTACATCGGTCACTGCACCGCCTGGCAGCTGGCCCAGATGTTCCGGCGGTTCTACCCGGACCAGCCGCCGTCGGAAGGAGATCGCTTCGCTAAGCTAGCGTTAGCCGCGCATACGGAGATCAGCGCCGCCCAGGTCCAAGGACACTTCCTGCTGCACAAAATGGATCCAGCAGGATCCATAGTCAATGTGGCCCAAATACGAGGATga
- the LOC122839536 gene encoding mitochondrial chaperone BCS1 isoform X2 — protein MPLSDFLDGLKDNPYFGAGFGLVGVGTALAVARKGAQVGMVFFRRNYMITLEVPSRDKSYHWLLSWITKHATHTQHLSVETSYMAHESGRVHTQFDFHPSPGNHIIWYGRKWIRVERTREKQMLNLQTGTPWESITFTALGRDRQIFFNILQEARELALKQEEGRTVMYTAMGGEWRPFGFPRRRRPLSSVVLEAGVAERLVDDVKDFIGNPRWYTDRGIPYRRGYLLFGPPGCGKSSFITALAGELGYSICLMSLSDRTLSDDRLNHLLSVAPQQSIILLEDVDAAFVSRELLPTENPLAYQGMGRLTFSGLLNSLDGVASSEARIVFMTTNFIDRLDPALIRPGRVDLKQYIGHCTAWQLAQMFRRFYPDQPPSEGDRFAKLALAAHTEISAAQVQGHFLLHKMDPAGSIVNVAQIRG, from the exons ATGCCGCTGTCGGACTTCCTTGACGGCCTGAAGGACAACCCATACTTCGGTGCTGGGTTCGGACTGGTCGGCGTCGGGACAGCGCTGGCCGTGGCCAGAAAGGGAGCCCAGGTGGGCATGGTGTTCTTCCGAAGGAACTACATGATCACCCTGGAGGTTCCCAGCAGGGACAAGAGCTACCACTGGCTGCTGAGCTGGATCACCAAGCACGCTACCCACACGCAGCACCTCAGCGTGGAAACCTCCTACATGGCCCACGAGAGTGGACGGGTCCACACGCAGTTCGACTTCCACCCGAGTCCAGGGAATCACATCATCTG GTACGGCAGGAAGTGGATCCGGGTGGAGCGGACCAGGGAGAAGCAGATGCTGAATCTGCAGACCGGGACTCCGTGGGAGTCCATCACCTTCACCGCTCTGGGCAGAGACCGACAGATCTTCTTCAACATCCTGCAGGAAG CGCGGGAGCTGGCGCTGAAGCAGGAGGAGGGACGCACCGTCATGTACACGGCCATGGGCGGCGAGTGGAGGCCCTTCGGGTTTCCACGGCGACGCCGGCCCCTCAGCTCCGTGGTGCTGGAGGCCGGCGTGGCCGAGCGCTTGGTGGACGACGTGAAGGATTTCATCGGGAACCCGCGCTGGTACACGGACAGAG gGATTCCCTACAGGAGAGGCTACCTGCTGTTCGGGCCTCCAGGATGCGGGAAGAGCAGCTTCAT TACGGCGCTGGCCGGCGAGTTGGGCTACAGCATCTGCCTGATGAGCCTGAGCGACCGGACGCTGTCGGACGACCGGCTCAACCACCTGCTGAGCGTGGCGCCGCAGCAGAGCATCATCCTGCTGGAGGACGTGGACGCCGCCTTCGTCAGCCGGGAGCTGCTGCCCACCGAGA ACCCGCTGGCCTACCAGGGAATGGGCCGCCTGACCTTCAGCGGCCTGCTGAACTCGCTGGACGGAGTCGCTTCGTCTGAGGCCAGAATCGTCTTCATGACCACCAACTTCATCGACAG GTTGGACCCGGCGCTGATCCGGCCCGGCCGGGTCGACCTGAAGCAGTACATCGGTCACTGCACCGCCTGGCAGCTGGCCCAGATGTTCCGGCGGTTCTACCCGGACCAGCCGCCGTCGGAAGGAGATCGCTTCGCTAAGCTAGCGTTAGCCGCGCATACGGAGATCAGCGCCGCCCAGGTCCAAGGACACTTCCTGCTGCACAAAATGGATCCAGCAGGATCCATAGTCAATGTGGCCCAAATACGAGGATga